Proteins encoded together in one Penaeus vannamei isolate JL-2024 chromosome 9, ASM4276789v1, whole genome shotgun sequence window:
- the LOC113808395 gene encoding glycine-rich protein, whose translation MKTSLVTLLLVALAAAEQKRSADPSYGYGLGLGLGYGLGYTGGYGLGYAGYPLGFRGYGLGYARPLAAHHVWKRSADPGPAPEAKPEAEATPEAEADPSHGYGLLGGYGLLGGLGYGGYGYGGYRGYGGYGGYGHVYSYPTYYNYPSYGYGYGYGK comes from the exons ATGAAGACATCACTG GTGACTCTCCTGTTGGTTGCTTTGGCGGCGGCAGAGCAGAAGAGGTCGGCCGATCCAAGCTACGGCTACGGCTTAGGCCTCGGCTTGGGCTATGGCCTAGGCTATACAGGGGGCTACGGCTTGGGCTACGCAGGCTATCCCTTGGGTTTCAGGGGCTACGGCTTGGGCTACGCGAGACCCTTGGCCGCCCACCACGTCTGGAAGCGCTCGGCGGACCCCGGACCCGCCCCCGAGGCCAAGCCGGAAGCCGAAGCCACGCCCGAAGCCGAAGCCGACCCGTCCCACGGCTACGGGCTCCTCGGAGGCTATGGCCTACTTGGCGGCCTCGGCTACGGAGGCTACGGCTATGGGGGCTATAGGGGCTACGGGGGCTACGGGGGCTACGGCCATGTCTATTCTTACCCTACCTATTATAATTACCCGTCATATGGCTATGGTTATGGGTATGGAAAGTAA